The bacterium genome contains a region encoding:
- a CDS encoding peptidoglycan DD-metalloendopeptidase family protein: protein MRNKIIIFTSLFFAFTPLILSTVLKVSAQECSGDVQSRISCYEANISKLKDSSKTLSSQINQFDAQITLTTLKVQQTEEQISLLSGRIDQIGGSIESLNIAFNERAKETYKMARVGDPFLLLAASSNLNEVFSRFSYLKKIQDGDKSLLDRLQKAQDTYVEEKTDQEELQEQLASQQRQLANQKQQKANLLAVTKNDEKKYSELLDLARRELEALSSSQFTGKKDVKKGETIGVMGNTGFSTGAHLHFGLYNLTESQHNEEYSGSIGWYATKHESPTNLLASRSLYFNALSCNDVQTAQTKSIGSGSLPWPMTNPRITQCYGNTPYSYVYSGNFHHGLDMVDSADRIIRALDDGVAYFYRGSSSFGNNVRIFHPNGKMSLYLHLQ, encoded by the coding sequence ATGAGAAATAAAATAATAATATTTACATCGCTTTTCTTTGCTTTTACACCACTAATTCTCTCAACTGTTTTAAAAGTTAGCGCCCAAGAGTGTAGTGGTGATGTGCAGTCAAGAATCAGTTGTTATGAGGCCAACATTTCTAAGTTGAAAGACTCAAGCAAAACGCTTTCTAGTCAAATAAACCAATTCGATGCCCAGATTACTTTGACAACTTTAAAAGTACAGCAAACAGAAGAGCAAATTAGTTTGTTGTCAGGCAGAATTGATCAAATTGGTGGCTCAATTGAATCATTAAATATTGCCTTTAATGAAAGAGCCAAAGAAACATATAAAATGGCTCGTGTTGGTGACCCATTTTTACTTTTAGCAGCCTCAAGTAATTTAAATGAAGTTTTTAGTAGATTTTCATATCTTAAAAAAATTCAGGATGGAGATAAAAGTTTACTTGATAGACTCCAGAAAGCACAAGACACTTACGTAGAAGAAAAAACAGATCAGGAAGAACTACAAGAACAGCTTGCAAGTCAACAGAGGCAATTGGCCAATCAAAAACAGCAGAAAGCAAACTTGTTGGCAGTTACTAAAAACGATGAAAAGAAGTATTCTGAGCTGTTGGATTTAGCAAGAAGAGAACTAGAAGCTCTATCCAGTTCACAATTTACAGGCAAAAAGGACGTTAAAAAAGGTGAAACAATTGGAGTTATGGGTAATACAGGATTTTCAACCGGTGCACATCTACACTTCGGTTTATATAACCTAACAGAGTCACAACACAACGAGGAGTATAGTGGCAGTATCGGATGGTATGCTACAAAACACGAGTCACCCACAAACTTGTTAGCTTCACGAAGTTTATATTTTAATGCTTTGTCTTGTAATGATGTACAAACTGCACAAACTAAGAGTATAGGGTCTGGTTCACTACCTTGGCCCATGACAAACCCCAGAATAACTCAATGTTATGGTAATACTCCCTATTCCTACGTCTATTCTGGTAATTTTCACCACGGTCTAGATATGGTTGATAGTGCAGATAGAATAATTAGAGCCTTAGACGATGGTGTTGCTTATTTCTACCGTGGATCTAGTTCTTTTGGTAATAACGTACGAATATTTCACCCTAACGGGAAAATGTCTCTTTATTTGCATTTGCAATAA
- a CDS encoding lamin tail domain-containing protein, whose product MKTAKVVYLLSAVGFLFLFYPKYVFSQVVINEFSPSTDPEWVELYNESSNQIDLGGYLLEDGNSNSKDDILLSGVIEPLGYIVFQRSEGWLNNGGDTIKLYNNQLPQVIIDQYTYTAVDSNKVYARVPNGSENWQITSVITQGLQNPDPTPIPTPTATSTPQPTSQPTTAPTPTPTPKPTPTKTSTPKPTPTEESEETNEPINLISDADIKIVESTPEGLVAGATDTKKTPLAAIIFILLGVSCLGYVGYMIYNQRRVKEQKID is encoded by the coding sequence ATGAAAACAGCAAAAGTTGTTTATTTACTATCTGCTGTTGGTTTTTTGTTTTTGTTTTACCCAAAATATGTTTTTTCACAGGTTGTGATAAATGAGTTCTCTCCCTCAACAGACCCTGAGTGGGTAGAGTTATATAATGAAAGCTCAAATCAAATAGATCTCGGTGGGTATTTATTGGAGGATGGCAACTCAAATTCAAAGGATGATATTTTACTTTCAGGGGTGATAGAACCACTTGGTTATATTGTTTTTCAGAGGTCGGAGGGTTGGCTAAATAACGGTGGTGACACAATTAAATTATATAATAATCAGTTGCCACAAGTAATTATCGATCAATACACATATACCGCCGTGGATTCAAACAAAGTTTATGCAAGAGTACCAAACGGAAGTGAGAATTGGCAAATTACGAGTGTAATAACTCAAGGATTACAAAATCCAGATCCTACACCCATACCGACCCCAACAGCTACTTCAACTCCACAACCAACTAGCCAACCAACTACTGCACCAACTCCAACTCCAACCCCCAAACCAACACCTACTAAAACATCAACCCCCAAGCCAACTCCAACTGAAGAATCTGAGGAAACAAACGAACCTATAAATTTGATTTCTGACGCTGATATTAAAATAGTTGAATCTACACCAGAGGGTTTAGTAGCTGGAGCAACAGATACTAAAAAAACACCACTAGCTGCAATTATTTTCATATTACTTGGAGTCTCTTGTCTGGGATATGTGGGCTATATGATATATAATCAAAGACGTGTTAAAGAACAAAAAATTGACTAA
- a CDS encoding permease-like cell division protein FtsX: MGIHSKTAIDSIKRSPFQAISAIFVLTLTFFVATTVAILVYASNQSLNYFETRPQIISFLKNDATQEAVFALQNKLSQDLRIKDVKYVPKEEALEIYKKATEDNPLLSELVSPSIFPASLEFSVTDLDLAEAVISEVKSEAVVEEVGFTANIGGEQSLGDVVGRLKAFSSYLRIGGIVFVGALAVTSFFVLLVIVSMRMTTRKGEIEILSLIGATPAFVRSPIVIEGLIYATVGVVTGWALSLILWLYVSAPILNYFGQVPILPRDPFYFFMLFLIILGIELMVGLVIALTGSLIAVKRSLKKI; this comes from the coding sequence ATGGGAATACATTCAAAAACAGCAATCGACTCAATTAAGAGATCGCCGTTTCAGGCAATTTCTGCAATTTTTGTTTTAACTTTAACTTTTTTTGTGGCTACCACAGTTGCTATTTTAGTCTATGCCTCAAACCAGTCTTTAAATTATTTTGAAACTAGGCCACAAATTATTTCTTTTTTGAAAAATGATGCTACACAAGAAGCAGTTTTTGCTTTGCAAAATAAGTTAAGCCAAGACTTAAGAATTAAAGATGTTAAATATGTGCCCAAAGAGGAAGCTCTTGAAATTTATAAAAAAGCAACAGAAGATAATCCACTTCTTTCTGAGTTAGTTAGTCCTTCAATTTTTCCAGCTTCTTTAGAGTTTTCAGTCACTGATCTTGATTTGGCTGAGGCTGTAATTAGTGAAGTCAAGTCAGAAGCAGTTGTTGAGGAAGTTGGCTTTACTGCAAACATTGGTGGGGAACAATCACTGGGGGATGTTGTAGGCAGGCTTAAAGCTTTTAGTTCATACTTGCGAATAGGCGGAATTGTTTTTGTAGGAGCTCTGGCTGTAACTTCATTCTTTGTACTTTTGGTGATTGTCAGTATGAGAATGACCACGAGAAAAGGAGAAATTGAAATATTAAGTCTTATTGGTGCAACTCCAGCTTTTGTCAGAAGTCCAATTGTTATTGAGGGTTTAATATATGCAACAGTGGGTGTAGTAACAGGTTGGGCATTATCACTAATTCTTTGGCTTTATGTCTCAGCTCCGATACTTAACTATTTTGGACAAGTTCCAATTTTACCAAGAGATCCTTTTTACTTCTTTATGCTTTTCTTAATAATTTTAGGTATCGAGTTGATGGTTGGGTTAGTAATTGCACTAACCGGAAGTTTAATAGCTGTCAAACGATCACTTAAAAAAATATGA
- the ftsE gene encoding cell division ATP-binding protein FtsE produces the protein MIQFENVSKSFGSIKALDKISFEVKDGEFVFLTGPSGAGKTTILKLILRDLIADSGKVVFDGNDLSEIRASDIPLLRQQMGIVFQDFKVLSERTVSENVEVALAVSNTPQEEWQKRVDHVLKLVGLSNRARLFPSQLSGGELQRVSLARALVVNPKLILADEPTGNLDWDTAEGIMDLLEKVNKEGKTIIMATHHEGIIKHGKHRVIELKDGKAAGK, from the coding sequence ATGATACAATTTGAAAATGTTTCTAAATCCTTTGGATCTATAAAAGCCCTCGACAAAATCTCATTTGAAGTCAAGGATGGCGAATTTGTTTTTTTAACAGGTCCTTCTGGTGCAGGGAAAACAACGATTCTAAAATTAATTTTAAGAGATTTGATAGCAGACTCAGGTAAAGTAGTTTTTGATGGAAACGATCTTTCTGAAATTAGAGCAAGCGACATACCACTTCTACGTCAGCAGATGGGTATAGTTTTTCAGGATTTTAAAGTGTTGTCTGAAAGAACTGTTTCAGAAAACGTTGAGGTTGCTTTGGCGGTTTCAAATACACCCCAAGAGGAATGGCAAAAGAGAGTTGACCATGTTTTAAAACTTGTTGGGCTGTCAAACAGGGCAAGACTATTTCCCTCACAACTTTCTGGTGGAGAGCTTCAAAGAGTTTCCCTTGCTCGCGCATTAGTGGTCAATCCAAAACTAATTTTAGCTGATGAGCCTACCGGCAACCTAGATTGGGATACTGCAGAAGGTATAATGGATCTTTTAGAAAAAGTAAACAAAGAAGGTAAAACAATAATTATGGCTACTCATCACGAGGGTATTATTAAACATGGTAAGCATAGAGTGATAGAATTAAAAGATGGCAAAGCAGCTGGGAAATAG